A window of Aeromicrobium sp. Root236 contains these coding sequences:
- the sigE gene encoding RNA polymerase sigma factor SigE, with the protein MKVDDVTTATLNWDDIVAEHSARVYRLAYRLTGNRQDAEDLTQDVFIRVFKSLDTYEPGNFPGWLHRITTNLFLDRVRRKSRLRMDGFYEGAEEKLLSSEVLPESAVHDANFDPDIELALASLSDEFRVAVVLCDIEGLSYEEISDVLGVKLGTVRSRIHRGRTQLRETLAHRAPRKGRTRFVGPVGI; encoded by the coding sequence ATGAAGGTAGACGACGTGACCACGGCAACGCTCAACTGGGACGACATCGTCGCGGAGCACTCCGCGCGGGTCTACAGGCTTGCCTACCGCCTGACCGGCAACCGCCAGGACGCCGAGGACCTGACGCAGGACGTCTTCATCCGGGTGTTCAAGTCGCTCGACACCTACGAGCCGGGCAACTTCCCGGGCTGGCTGCACCGCATCACGACCAACCTCTTCCTCGACCGCGTGCGCCGCAAGTCGCGCCTGCGCATGGACGGCTTCTACGAGGGTGCGGAGGAGAAGCTCCTGAGCTCTGAGGTGCTGCCCGAGTCAGCGGTCCACGACGCCAACTTCGACCCCGACATCGAGCTGGCCCTCGCGTCGTTGTCCGACGAGTTCCGCGTCGCGGTCGTGCTGTGCGACATCGAGGGCCTGTCCTACGAGGAGATCTCTGACGTGCTGGGCGTGAAGCTCGGCACCGTCCGTTCCCGCATCCACCGTGGTCGCACCCAGCTGCGCGAGACCCTGGCGCACCGTGCACCCCGCAAGGGCCGGACCCGATTCGTGGGCCCGGTCGGGATCTGA
- a CDS encoding O-methyltransferase, which produces MTTTTEEPTITTAASLAYAEDFLSEDDHLVAARRRSDDVGVIPVGPGGGAALSFLASVVQAKSVAEIGTGTGVSGLWLLRGMQPDGVLTSVDLEAEHQRLARETFTEAGYAPQRFRLIAGAGLDVMPRLTDAGYDVVFLDGDKVEYGEYLDQAMRLVRPGGIIVFDNALWHDRVADPAQRDPETSAIRDVVQRVRNDERLRSVLLPLGDGLLAAQLLT; this is translated from the coding sequence TTGACCACCACGACCGAGGAGCCGACCATCACCACCGCAGCCAGCCTGGCGTACGCCGAGGACTTCCTGAGCGAGGACGACCACCTCGTCGCTGCGCGGCGCCGGTCGGACGACGTCGGAGTCATCCCGGTCGGCCCCGGAGGCGGTGCAGCGCTGTCGTTCCTCGCCTCGGTGGTGCAGGCCAAGTCGGTCGCCGAGATCGGGACGGGCACCGGCGTGTCCGGGCTGTGGCTCCTGCGCGGCATGCAGCCTGACGGCGTCCTGACCTCGGTCGACCTCGAGGCGGAGCACCAGCGGCTCGCCCGCGAGACGTTCACCGAGGCCGGCTACGCCCCGCAACGCTTCCGGCTGATCGCCGGCGCCGGCCTCGACGTCATGCCGCGGCTGACCGATGCAGGCTACGACGTCGTCTTCCTCGACGGCGACAAGGTCGAGTACGGCGAGTACCTCGACCAGGCCATGCGGCTCGTCCGTCCCGGCGGCATCATCGTGTTCGACAACGCCCTGTGGCACGACCGGGTCGCCGACCCCGCGCAGCGGGACCCCGAGACGTCCGCGATCCGCGACGTCGTGCAGCGGGTCCGCAACGACGAGCGGCTCCGCAGCGTGCTGCTGCCGCTCGGCGACGGCCTGCTGGCCGCGCAGCTGCTCACCTAG
- a CDS encoding DUF3117 domain-containing protein, which yields MAAMKPRTGDGPMEVTKEGRCIVMRVPLEGGGRLVVELNNEEAATLGDQLKAV from the coding sequence ATGGCCGCCATGAAGCCACGGACCGGAGACGGCCCGATGGAGGTCACCAAGGAAGGGCGCTGCATCGTCATGCGCGTCCCGCTCGAGGGCGGCGGACGTCTCGTCGTCGAGCTCAACAACGAGGAAGCAGCCACGTTGGGCGACCAGCTCAAAGCCGTCTGA
- a CDS encoding enoyl-CoA hydratase-related protein: protein MTDPSAPPVTYEVADGVGTVTLNRPEGMNSLTLATKVALRDSLHAAAADSDVRCVVLTGTGRAFCVGQDLKEHVADLQDANASLGTTVAEHYNPTVTAIATMPKPVIAAVNGVAAGAGASLAFAADFRLVRRSAGFNLAFAGIALSCDTGSSWTLPRLVGFGKATELLMQPRTIPADEAYALGLVTKVIDDEEFDGEVAALARSLADGPTLALGAIKRSLAFSATHDLPASLEHEGQKMALTGASADHVAAVQAFLAKEKPTFTGR, encoded by the coding sequence ATGACCGACCCCAGCGCACCACCTGTCACCTACGAGGTGGCCGACGGCGTGGGCACGGTGACGCTCAACCGGCCCGAAGGGATGAACAGCCTGACACTCGCCACCAAGGTCGCGCTCCGCGATTCGCTGCACGCCGCGGCAGCCGACAGCGACGTGCGCTGCGTCGTCCTGACCGGCACGGGACGGGCGTTCTGCGTCGGCCAGGACCTCAAGGAGCACGTCGCCGACCTGCAGGATGCCAACGCCTCGCTGGGCACCACGGTCGCCGAGCACTACAACCCCACGGTCACCGCGATCGCGACGATGCCCAAGCCGGTCATCGCCGCCGTCAACGGCGTCGCCGCCGGCGCCGGCGCGTCACTGGCGTTCGCCGCGGACTTCCGGCTCGTACGTCGTTCAGCCGGCTTCAACCTGGCGTTCGCCGGCATCGCGCTCTCGTGCGACACCGGATCGTCGTGGACGCTCCCCCGGCTCGTCGGGTTCGGCAAGGCGACCGAGCTGCTGATGCAGCCGCGGACGATCCCGGCCGACGAGGCGTACGCCCTGGGCCTGGTCACCAAGGTCATCGACGACGAGGAGTTCGACGGCGAGGTGGCTGCGCTCGCCCGCTCCCTCGCGGACGGACCGACCCTGGCCCTCGGCGCGATCAAGCGCTCGCTGGCGTTCTCGGCGACCCACGACCTGCCGGCGTCACTCGAGCACGAGGGCCAGAAGATGGCTCTGACCGGAGCGTCGGCGGATCACGTGGCCGCCGTGCAGGCGTTCCTCGCCAAGGAGAAGCCGACCTTCACCGGCCGCTAG
- a CDS encoding DNA-3-methyladenine glycosylase I — protein MSVTTDADLVVRCPWGNDPAMIAYHDDEWGRELRGDRELFERLSLEAFQSGLSWAIILRKRDNFRAAFAGFDPEAVAAFGDADVARLLDDAGIVRNRLKIEATISNARTLVELDESFSDLLWSFAPPPAPAPTSYADVPATTLESIAMAKALKRKGFRFFGPTTAYALMQATGMVNDHLADCVARTRP, from the coding sequence GTGAGCGTAACGACCGATGCCGACCTCGTCGTGCGATGCCCGTGGGGCAATGATCCGGCGATGATCGCCTATCACGACGACGAGTGGGGCCGTGAGCTGCGCGGCGACCGCGAGCTGTTCGAACGTCTCTCGCTCGAGGCGTTCCAGTCCGGCCTGTCGTGGGCGATCATCCTGCGCAAGCGCGACAACTTCCGCGCGGCGTTCGCAGGCTTCGACCCCGAGGCTGTCGCCGCGTTCGGAGATGCCGATGTCGCCCGGCTGCTCGACGACGCCGGCATCGTGCGCAACCGGCTCAAGATCGAGGCCACCATCAGCAACGCCCGCACGCTGGTCGAGCTCGACGAGTCGTTCAGCGACCTGCTGTGGTCGTTCGCGCCGCCGCCGGCACCCGCGCCCACGTCCTACGCCGACGTGCCGGCCACCACCCTCGAGTCGATCGCGATGGCCAAGGCGCTCAAGCGCAAGGGCTTCCGGTTCTTCGGTCCCACCACGGCCTACGCGCTGATGCAGGCCACGGGCATGGTCAACGACCACCTCGCAGACTGTGTTGCCCGCACGCGTCCCTAG
- the folP gene encoding dihydropteroate synthase: MAIINRTPDSFYDNGSTFDLEPALVRLGEAVRDGADLVDVGGVRAGYGPDVDAEEELRRTADFVAEARSRFPDLVISVDTWRSEVADELCGLGADLVNDTWSGHDPELAAVAAQHGAGLVCSHTGGIGPRTDPHRSAYDDVVADVISTVTTLAERALDAGVRPDGILIDPTHDFGKNTRHSLELTRRLDELVATGWPVLVAVSNKDFIGETLDVDKDHRLPGTLAATAVSAWLGARVFRAHNVAETRQVLDVVASIRGDRPPAVARRGLA, encoded by the coding sequence ATGGCGATCATCAACCGCACGCCCGACTCGTTCTACGACAACGGCTCGACGTTCGACCTCGAGCCCGCGCTCGTACGTCTGGGCGAGGCCGTGCGCGACGGCGCCGACCTCGTCGACGTCGGAGGCGTACGCGCCGGCTATGGGCCCGATGTCGACGCCGAGGAGGAGCTCCGCCGCACGGCCGACTTCGTGGCTGAGGCGCGGTCGCGCTTCCCCGACCTCGTGATCAGCGTCGACACGTGGCGCAGCGAGGTCGCCGACGAGCTGTGCGGCCTCGGCGCCGACCTGGTCAACGACACCTGGTCGGGCCACGATCCCGAGCTCGCCGCGGTCGCCGCGCAGCACGGCGCCGGACTGGTGTGCAGCCACACCGGCGGCATCGGCCCCCGCACCGACCCGCACCGCTCGGCGTACGACGACGTGGTCGCCGACGTCATCTCGACCGTCACGACCCTGGCCGAGCGTGCGCTCGACGCCGGCGTGCGCCCGGACGGGATCCTGATCGACCCCACGCACGACTTCGGCAAGAACACCCGGCACAGCCTCGAGCTCACCCGCAGGCTCGACGAGCTCGTCGCGACGGGATGGCCGGTGCTGGTGGCGGTGTCCAACAAGGACTTCATCGGCGAGACGCTGGACGTCGACAAGGACCACCGCCTGCCCGGCACGCTCGCCGCCACGGCGGTCTCGGCGTGGCTGGGTGCACGGGTGTTCCGCGCCCACAACGTGGCCGAGACGCGACAGGTCCTCGACGTGGTCGCCTCGATCCGCGGCGACCGCCCGCCGGCAGTCGCCCGGCGGGGCCTCGCCTGA
- a CDS encoding efflux RND transporter periplasmic adaptor subunit, giving the protein MVLPVAWVAIFATIAVSLAVMAFGNDDPEPPRSGLTPTGKIPVSNAGVSRGTIENTLTLRGTIEVDAPVTAKADHDGVVNHFFLPVGAKVKVGEPIFQIKSEETEEPTGDDEDEAKPQVHYYNVLATKAGRIASYAKELDDPVAKGDAVATVRLDTYRAAGSIKPVDQYRLLHMPRSARVTITGGPKPFKCGDLTIGDPTTETTDSGGGATDDGQPNPDDFAGPEGEGGDGGGGASITCRVPEDVRVFDGLTMSMSINAGRAEDVLVVPITAVRGLVGSGTVWVVTNGEPTARRVRLGLSDGQNVEIRKGLKEGEEILEFVPGASPDEVSADMGQGVG; this is encoded by the coding sequence GTGGTGCTGCCCGTGGCCTGGGTGGCGATCTTCGCCACGATCGCCGTCAGCCTGGCGGTCATGGCCTTCGGCAACGACGATCCCGAGCCGCCCCGCAGCGGCCTGACGCCGACCGGCAAGATCCCGGTCAGCAACGCCGGGGTGAGCCGCGGCACGATCGAGAACACCCTCACGCTGCGCGGCACGATCGAGGTCGACGCCCCGGTTACCGCCAAGGCCGACCACGACGGCGTCGTCAACCACTTCTTCCTCCCGGTCGGCGCCAAGGTCAAGGTCGGCGAGCCGATCTTCCAGATCAAGTCCGAGGAGACCGAGGAACCGACCGGCGACGACGAGGACGAGGCGAAGCCCCAGGTCCACTACTACAACGTCCTCGCGACCAAGGCGGGCCGCATCGCCTCGTACGCGAAGGAGCTCGACGACCCGGTTGCCAAGGGCGACGCCGTGGCGACGGTGCGGCTCGACACCTATCGCGCGGCCGGCTCGATCAAGCCGGTCGACCAGTACCGCCTGCTCCACATGCCCCGGTCCGCGCGGGTCACGATCACGGGCGGCCCCAAGCCCTTCAAGTGCGGCGACCTCACGATCGGTGATCCGACGACCGAGACGACGGACAGCGGTGGCGGTGCGACCGACGACGGACAGCCCAACCCCGACGACTTCGCCGGACCTGAGGGCGAGGGTGGTGACGGTGGTGGAGGTGCCAGCATCACGTGCCGCGTGCCCGAGGACGTACGCGTCTTCGACGGACTGACCATGTCGATGTCGATCAACGCCGGGCGCGCCGAGGACGTCCTGGTCGTGCCGATCACCGCGGTCCGCGGCCTGGTCGGCAGCGGCACGGTCTGGGTCGTCACGAACGGCGAGCCGACCGCGCGCCGCGTGCGCCTCGGGCTCAGCGACGGGCAGAACGTCGAGATCCGCAAGGGTCTCAAGGAGGGCGAGGAGATCCTCGAGTTCGTCCCGGGCGCATCACCCGACGAGGTCTCCGCAGACATGGGGCAGGGAGTCGGCTGA
- a CDS encoding ABC transporter ATP-binding protein → MSELLRLTDVTRTVKLPDDTDLHILTGVDLTVSTGDHIGIIGRSGTGKSTLLNLLGLLDRPTTGTLAWAGHDTRTLRARAAAHIRGRDVGFVFQQFNLLPGRTALENVAAPLMYAPGSVFWKRREIAGTMLERVGLGGRVDSMPESLSGGEQQRVAIARAIVRGPKIVLADEPTGALDLETGAEVMSLLDGITHETGAALITITHDVAVAAMARQRFRLEGGRLHSLVDVAA, encoded by the coding sequence ATGTCCGAGCTGCTGCGACTCACCGACGTCACGCGGACCGTCAAGCTGCCCGACGACACCGACCTGCACATCCTCACGGGCGTCGACCTCACGGTCTCGACCGGCGACCACATCGGCATCATCGGGCGCTCCGGCACCGGCAAGTCGACCCTCCTCAACCTGCTGGGCCTGCTCGACCGTCCGACGACCGGCACGCTCGCGTGGGCCGGACACGACACCCGCACGCTGCGGGCACGCGCCGCCGCACACATCCGCGGCCGCGACGTCGGGTTCGTGTTCCAGCAGTTCAACCTGCTGCCCGGCCGAACGGCGCTCGAGAACGTCGCAGCGCCGCTGATGTACGCACCCGGCAGCGTGTTCTGGAAGCGCCGCGAGATCGCCGGGACGATGCTGGAGCGCGTGGGACTGGGCGGGCGGGTCGACTCGATGCCCGAGAGCCTCTCGGGCGGCGAGCAGCAGCGCGTCGCCATCGCCCGGGCCATCGTCCGAGGCCCCAAGATCGTGTTGGCCGACGAGCCCACGGGAGCGCTCGACCTGGAGACCGGCGCCGAGGTCATGAGCCTGCTCGACGGCATCACGCACGAGACCGGGGCGGCGCTCATCACGATCACCCACGACGTCGCCGTCGCCGCGATGGCCCGTCAGAGGTTCCGCCTCGAGGGCGGCCGGCTGCACAGCCTCGTCGACGTGGCGGCATGA
- a CDS encoding ABC transporter permease — protein sequence MTGLAAAIAEAWQELRIHRLRVLLSLIGVGVAVCALTCAVAVSSIAKQALVEQAEREGGRPTTYGLFAYSNENGEPPPPAESRRVFSKVMDDFDITYHSAIGESDASVAAPTGSRHVSLRAVDVAYADLRRIVPVQGRWLDAKDAQNLSPAVVVDARLMKALRLGPDSLPATVTFGGETPITATIIGQVRKDDQTGQPTAYILFDAYDRWFGASQQMYDVNFQMWVPPKGAKPLSKAVVKEFKSQLPGLQVQVNRQDSSDRGESFKTFKYVVGGISALILLLGAMSLLNIALVTIKQRVREIGIRRSFGATTSRVFFSVMMESVVATFVAGLVGVVAAVGIVNSPVIADHVITNVTDIPPFPISAAVLGLVVSLVVGSLAGLLPALIAVRVKIIDAIRF from the coding sequence ATGACCGGACTCGCCGCGGCGATCGCGGAGGCGTGGCAGGAGCTCCGCATCCACCGGCTCCGCGTGCTGCTCTCGCTGATCGGCGTCGGTGTCGCGGTCTGCGCCCTGACCTGTGCCGTCGCGGTCAGCAGCATCGCCAAGCAGGCCCTCGTCGAGCAGGCCGAGCGCGAGGGCGGCCGCCCCACGACGTACGGGCTCTTCGCCTACAGCAACGAGAACGGCGAACCGCCGCCGCCCGCCGAGTCCCGGCGCGTGTTCAGCAAGGTCATGGACGACTTCGACATCACCTACCACTCGGCGATCGGCGAGTCCGACGCCTCGGTGGCCGCGCCCACCGGGTCGCGGCACGTCTCGCTGCGCGCCGTCGACGTGGCGTACGCCGACCTGCGGCGCATCGTGCCGGTGCAGGGCAGGTGGCTGGACGCCAAGGACGCGCAGAACCTCAGTCCCGCCGTGGTGGTCGACGCCCGGCTCATGAAGGCGCTGCGGCTCGGCCCCGACTCGCTGCCGGCCACCGTGACGTTCGGCGGCGAGACACCGATCACGGCGACGATCATCGGCCAGGTGCGCAAGGACGACCAGACCGGCCAGCCGACGGCCTACATCCTCTTCGACGCGTACGACCGGTGGTTCGGGGCCAGCCAGCAGATGTACGACGTCAACTTCCAGATGTGGGTGCCACCCAAGGGTGCGAAGCCGTTGAGCAAGGCGGTCGTCAAGGAGTTCAAGTCGCAGCTCCCCGGTCTCCAGGTTCAGGTCAACCGCCAGGACTCGTCGGATCGCGGCGAGTCGTTCAAGACGTTCAAGTACGTCGTGGGCGGCATCAGCGCCCTGATCCTGCTGCTGGGCGCCATGAGCCTGCTCAACATCGCCCTGGTCACGATCAAGCAGCGGGTGCGCGAGATCGGCATCCGCCGCAGCTTCGGCGCGACCACCTCACGGGTGTTCTTCTCGGTCATGATGGAGAGCGTCGTGGCGACGTTCGTGGCCGGGCTCGTCGGCGTCGTCGCTGCGGTCGGCATCGTCAACAGCCCGGTGATCGCCGATCACGTCATCACCAACGTGACCGACATCCCGCCGTTCCCGATCTCGGCGGCGGTGCTGGGCCTGGTCGTGTCGCTCGTCGTCGGCAGCCTCGCCGGACTGCTTCCCGCCCTCATCGCGGTGCGCGTCAAGATCATCGACGCCATCCGGTTCTAG
- a CDS encoding TIGR00730 family Rossman fold protein — protein MTTDKPRPDHRKGPVRLRGSQRPTSTTDQRLLDSRGPSDWVHTDPWRVLRIQSEFVEGFGALAELGPAVSIFGSARTKPDDPMYEAGRQIAAKLCGEGYAVITGGGPGAMEAANRGASECGGVSVGLGIELPHEQGMNEWVDLGINFRYFFVRKTMFVKYAQGYVVLPGGFGTMDELFEALTLVQTQKITSFPIVLFGTEYWGGLIDWLRTTMLTDGKIGQPDIDMLHLTDDVDEAVAWFVAKDS, from the coding sequence ATGACGACTGACAAGCCCCGGCCCGACCATCGCAAGGGTCCCGTGCGCCTGCGGGGTTCGCAGCGACCCACGAGCACGACGGACCAGAGGCTGCTCGACTCCCGTGGGCCGAGCGACTGGGTCCACACCGACCCCTGGCGGGTGCTGCGCATCCAGTCGGAGTTCGTCGAGGGCTTCGGCGCGCTCGCCGAGCTGGGTCCGGCGGTCAGCATCTTCGGCTCGGCGCGCACCAAGCCCGACGACCCGATGTACGAGGCGGGCCGGCAGATCGCCGCGAAGCTGTGCGGCGAGGGCTATGCCGTCATCACCGGCGGCGGCCCCGGCGCGATGGAGGCGGCCAACCGCGGCGCCAGCGAGTGCGGCGGGGTGTCGGTCGGGCTCGGCATCGAGCTGCCGCACGAGCAGGGCATGAACGAGTGGGTCGACCTCGGCATCAACTTCCGCTACTTCTTCGTGCGCAAGACGATGTTCGTCAAGTACGCCCAGGGCTACGTCGTCCTGCCCGGCGGCTTCGGCACGATGGACGAGCTGTTCGAGGCCCTGACCCTGGTGCAGACCCAGAAGATCACGTCGTTCCCGATCGTGCTCTTCGGCACCGAGTACTGGGGCGGGCTGATCGACTGGCTCCGCACGACGATGCTGACCGACGGCAAGATCGGCCAGCCCGACATCGACATGCTGCACCTCACCGACGACGTCGACGAGGCCGTCGCCTGGTTCGTCGCCAAGGACAGCTAG
- the dapE gene encoding succinyl-diaminopimelate desuccinylase produces MPALDLNADVVSLTAALVDIPSESLDEEVIADAVEAALRQLSHLEVVRDGHTIVARTSLGRPERVVIAGHLDTVPANGNLPSRLEGGILHGLGTCDMKGGVAIALLMAARVPEPVRDVTYVFYDGEEIAAEHNGLGRLARERPELLAGDFAILMEPSNAGVEAGCQGTMRADIRTTGERAHTARAWMGSNAIHALAPVLDGLNAYVPRTVEIDGLTYREGLNAVAISGGVSGNVVPDEAVVTVNYRFAPDRSEEQAHQHLQETFEGFGLTITDSAPGALPGLSHPAAAAFVAAVGGEVHPKFGWTDVAQFTLLGIPAVNYGPGDPTYAHKADEHVPVEHLHRVHDRLEKWLTA; encoded by the coding sequence GTGCCCGCACTCGACCTGAACGCCGACGTCGTCAGCCTCACCGCCGCGCTCGTAGACATCCCGTCCGAGAGCCTCGACGAGGAGGTCATCGCCGACGCGGTCGAGGCGGCGTTGCGGCAGCTGTCGCACCTCGAGGTCGTCCGTGACGGCCACACGATCGTCGCTCGTACGTCACTCGGCCGTCCCGAACGCGTCGTGATCGCGGGGCACCTTGACACGGTGCCAGCCAACGGCAACCTGCCGTCACGGCTGGAGGGCGGGATCCTCCACGGCCTGGGCACCTGCGACATGAAGGGCGGTGTGGCGATCGCCCTGCTGATGGCCGCCCGCGTGCCCGAGCCGGTCCGCGACGTGACCTACGTGTTCTACGACGGTGAGGAGATCGCCGCGGAGCACAACGGCCTCGGCCGCCTCGCCCGCGAGCGGCCCGAGCTCCTCGCCGGCGACTTCGCGATCCTCATGGAGCCCTCCAACGCCGGCGTCGAGGCCGGCTGCCAGGGCACGATGCGAGCCGACATCCGTACGACCGGCGAGCGAGCCCACACGGCTCGTGCGTGGATGGGCAGCAACGCGATCCACGCACTGGCCCCGGTGCTCGACGGCCTCAACGCGTACGTGCCCCGCACCGTCGAGATCGACGGTCTGACGTACCGCGAAGGTCTCAACGCCGTGGCGATCAGCGGCGGCGTGTCCGGCAACGTCGTCCCCGACGAGGCCGTCGTGACGGTCAACTACCGCTTCGCACCGGACCGCAGCGAGGAGCAGGCGCACCAGCACCTGCAGGAGACGTTCGAGGGGTTCGGCCTGACGATCACCGACTCGGCCCCTGGAGCGCTGCCCGGCCTGTCACACCCCGCGGCGGCGGCGTTCGTCGCGGCCGTCGGCGGCGAGGTGCACCCGAAGTTCGGCTGGACCGACGTCGCGCAGTTCACGCTCCTGGGCATCCCCGCGGTCAACTACGGACCCGGTGACCCGACGTACGCCCACAAGGCCGACGAGCACGTACCCGTCGAGCACCTCCACCGGGTGCATGACCGACTCGAGAAATGGTTGACCGCATGA